Proteins encoded together in one Canis aureus isolate CA01 chromosome 21, VMU_Caureus_v.1.0, whole genome shotgun sequence window:
- the FADD gene encoding FAS-associated death domain protein isoform X1 gives MDPFLVLLHSVSTGLSSDELTELKFLCQGRVGKRKLERVHSGLDLFNVLLEQNELDAERTGLLRELLASLRRQDLLRLLDDFEAGAAGGAPPEERDLRAAFDIICDNVGKDWRRLARYLKVTDAKIDAIEEKYPRNLTEQVRESLRVWKSSRREDAAVSHLVRALRACQLNLVADLIEEEQQARGLENESKSSRGGGGGTTMSLRSWDSDRPALGTPW, from the exons ATGGACCCGTTCCTGGTGCTGCTGCACTCGGTGTCGACCGGCCTGTCAAGCGACGAGCTGACGGAGCTCAAGTTCCTGTGCCAGGGCCGCGTGGGCAAGAGGAAGCTGGAGCGCGTGCACAGCGGCCTCGACCTCTTCAACGTGCTGCTCGAGCAGAACGAGCTGGACGCCGAGCGCACCGGGCTGCTTCGCGAGCTGCTGGCCTCGCTGCGGCGCCAGGACCTGCTGCGGCTCCTGGACGACTTCgaggcgggcgcggcgggcggggccccTCCGGAGGAGCGAG ATCTGCGTGCAGCATTTGACATCATATGTGATAACGTGGGGAAGGACTGGAGGAGACTGGCTCGTTACCTTAAAGTGACCGATGCTAAGATTGATGCCATCGAGGAGAAGTACCCCCGCAACCTGACTGAGCAGGTGAGGGAGTCGCTGAGAGTCTGGAAGAGCTCCAGGAGGGAGGACGCAGCAGTGTCCCACCTGGTGAGGGCGCTCAGGGCCTGCCAGCTGAACCTGGTGGCCGACCTCATCGAGGAGGAACAGCAGGCCCGAGGCCTGGAGAATGAGAGCAAGAGCAGTAGAGGTGGCGGTGGTGGCACTACTATGTCCTTGAGGTCATGGGACTCAGACAGGCCTGCCTTGGGGACCCCTTGGtga
- the FADD gene encoding FAS-associated death domain protein isoform X2, which yields MDPFLVLLHSVSTGLSSDELTELKFLCQGRVGKRKLERVHSGLDLFNVLLEQNELDAERTGLLRELLASLRRQDLLRLLDDFEAGAAGGAPPEERDLRAAFDIICDNVGKDWRRLARYLKVTDAKIDAIEEKYPRNLTEQAPDSSCRLLSNHVILCVMFGASQQA from the exons ATGGACCCGTTCCTGGTGCTGCTGCACTCGGTGTCGACCGGCCTGTCAAGCGACGAGCTGACGGAGCTCAAGTTCCTGTGCCAGGGCCGCGTGGGCAAGAGGAAGCTGGAGCGCGTGCACAGCGGCCTCGACCTCTTCAACGTGCTGCTCGAGCAGAACGAGCTGGACGCCGAGCGCACCGGGCTGCTTCGCGAGCTGCTGGCCTCGCTGCGGCGCCAGGACCTGCTGCGGCTCCTGGACGACTTCgaggcgggcgcggcgggcggggccccTCCGGAGGAGCGAG ATCTGCGTGCAGCATTTGACATCATATGTGATAACGTGGGGAAGGACTGGAGGAGACTGGCTCGTTACCTTAAAGTGACCGATGCTAAGATTGATGCCATCGAGGAGAAGTACCCCCGCAACCTGACTGAGCAG GCCCCTGACTCATCTTGCAGACTGCTTTCTAACCACGTGATTCTGTGCGTTATGTTTGGAGCCAGCCAACAAGCATGA
- the FADD gene encoding FAS-associated death domain protein isoform X3, whose protein sequence is MDPFLVLLHSVSTGLSSDELTELKFLCQGRVGKRKLERVHSGLDLFNVLLEQNELDAERTGLLRELLASLRRQDLLRLLDDFEAGAAGGAPPEERDLRAAFDIICDNVGKDWRRLARYLKVTDAKIDAIEEKYPRNLTEQLFSLR, encoded by the exons ATGGACCCGTTCCTGGTGCTGCTGCACTCGGTGTCGACCGGCCTGTCAAGCGACGAGCTGACGGAGCTCAAGTTCCTGTGCCAGGGCCGCGTGGGCAAGAGGAAGCTGGAGCGCGTGCACAGCGGCCTCGACCTCTTCAACGTGCTGCTCGAGCAGAACGAGCTGGACGCCGAGCGCACCGGGCTGCTTCGCGAGCTGCTGGCCTCGCTGCGGCGCCAGGACCTGCTGCGGCTCCTGGACGACTTCgaggcgggcgcggcgggcggggccccTCCGGAGGAGCGAG ATCTGCGTGCAGCATTTGACATCATATGTGATAACGTGGGGAAGGACTGGAGGAGACTGGCTCGTTACCTTAAAGTGACCGATGCTAAGATTGATGCCATCGAGGAGAAGTACCCCCGCAACCTGACTGAGCAG CTTTTTTCTTTAAGGTGa